In one Caloranaerobacter sp. TR13 genomic region, the following are encoded:
- a CDS encoding HD domain-containing protein, whose product MIERAIEVAAKAHKNQTRKCTDIPYITHPYTVGMMLLKEGLSEEIVAAGILHDTVEDTSITLEFIQSEFGEKVAKIVKGCSEPDKTLPWEDRKKHTIEYLKTASFEEQVVSCADKLHNISTMYEAYKKMGEKVWQRFKRGRDKQEWYYRSLVDVLCTEENLNRGIILFKEFKNMVDKMFSK is encoded by the coding sequence ATGATTGAAAGAGCTATTGAAGTAGCAGCTAAGGCCCATAAAAATCAAACTAGGAAATGTACAGATATTCCATATATTACTCACCCATATACAGTAGGTATGATGCTTTTAAAAGAGGGATTATCTGAAGAGATAGTTGCTGCTGGTATTTTACATGATACTGTAGAAGACACATCTATTACATTAGAGTTTATACAGAGCGAATTCGGTGAAAAAGTGGCTAAAATTGTAAAAGGATGTTCAGAACCTGATAAAACATTACCATGGGAAGATAGGAAAAAGCATACTATTGAATATCTAAAAACTGCTTCATTTGAAGAACAAGTTGTTTCATGTGCAGATAAATTACATAATATTAGTACTATGTACGAAGCATATAAAAAAATGGGTGAAAAAGTATGGCAGCGATTTAAAAGAGGAAGAGATAAACAAGAGTGGTATTATAGAAGTTTAGTAGATGTGTTGTGTACAGAAGAAAATCTAAATAGGGGTATAATTCTTTTTAAGGAGTTTAAGAATATGGTTGACAAGATGTTTAGTAAATAA
- a CDS encoding secondary thiamine-phosphate synthase enzyme YjbQ, giving the protein MIKTLQIKTEKHTEFIDITRKVQEIVKNSKVKSGVCYIFIPHTTAGMTINENADPDVKFDMLMELNKIIPFDDNYKHIEGNSSAHIKASLLGFSETVFIEDGRLLLGTWQGIYLCEFDGPRFRKVYVKIIED; this is encoded by the coding sequence TTGATAAAAACTTTACAGATAAAAACAGAAAAGCATACAGAGTTTATAGATATAACAAGAAAAGTACAAGAAATAGTAAAGAATTCAAAAGTTAAAAGTGGAGTTTGTTATATTTTTATACCACACACAACAGCTGGAATGACAATAAATGAAAATGCTGACCCTGATGTAAAGTTTGATATGCTGATGGAGCTTAATAAAATAATACCATTTGATGATAACTATAAGCATATTGAAGGAAACTCTTCAGCACATATAAAAGCTAGTTTATTAGGTTTTTCAGAAACAGTTTTTATAGAAGATGGGAGGTTGCTTTTAGGTACATGGCAGGGTATATATTTGTGTGAGTTTGACGGACCAAGATTCAGAAAGGTTTACGTAAAAATTATTGAAGATTAA
- a CDS encoding formate--tetrahydrofolate ligase has protein sequence MVKVPSDIEIAQNAKMQPITEVAKKCDILEDELELYGKYKAKVSLDVLKRLENEPDGKLILVTAINPTPAGEGKTTTNIGLSMGLNKIGKKAITTLREPSLGPCFGVKGGAAGGGYSQVVPMEDINLHFTGDIHAITTAHNLLAALLDNHLHQGNKLNIDPRRIVWKRVLDMNDRALRNIVVGLGGRANGVPREDGFDITVASEIMAILCLATSLEDLKERIGNMIVAYTYDNKPVTANDLDATGALTILLKDAIKPNLVQTLENTPAFIHGGPFANIAHGCNSIMATKLALKLADYVVTEAGFGADLGAEKFFNIKCRFAGLKPDCAVIVATVRALKNHGGVPKDKLNEENLEALEKGFGNLEKHIENVQKFGVPVVVAINEFPSDTEKELNLLFDKCKDAGAEVVLSKVWAKGGEGGIKLAKKVVETIENKPSNFKPLYDVNLPIKEKIEIIAKEVYGADGVDFTKKCEKQIKQIEELGLDKMPICMAKTQYSLSDDPTLKGRPTGFRVTVREIKVSAGAKFLVALTGDIMTMPGLPKVPAANNMDISKDGEITGLF, from the coding sequence ATGGTTAAAGTACCGAGTGATATTGAAATCGCACAAAATGCTAAAATGCAGCCAATTACAGAGGTTGCAAAAAAATGTGATATTTTAGAGGATGAATTGGAGCTATACGGAAAGTATAAGGCAAAAGTATCATTAGATGTATTAAAAAGACTAGAAAATGAACCAGATGGAAAGCTTATTTTAGTTACAGCAATAAATCCAACTCCAGCAGGAGAAGGAAAAACTACAACAAACATAGGTTTAAGCATGGGATTAAATAAGATAGGTAAAAAAGCTATAACAACACTTAGAGAGCCTTCATTAGGTCCTTGTTTTGGTGTAAAGGGAGGAGCAGCAGGTGGAGGATATTCTCAGGTTGTTCCTATGGAAGATATAAACTTACATTTTACAGGAGATATTCATGCAATAACTACAGCACATAACTTATTAGCAGCATTACTTGATAACCATCTACATCAAGGAAATAAATTAAATATAGACCCTAGAAGAATTGTTTGGAAAAGGGTACTTGATATGAATGACCGTGCTTTAAGAAATATTGTAGTAGGACTAGGTGGAAGAGCAAACGGAGTTCCTAGAGAGGATGGATTTGATATAACTGTTGCTTCTGAAATTATGGCAATCCTTTGTTTAGCAACTAGCTTAGAAGATTTAAAAGAAAGAATAGGCAATATGATAGTAGCATATACATATGATAACAAACCAGTAACTGCAAATGATTTAGATGCAACAGGAGCATTAACAATATTACTTAAAGATGCTATAAAACCAAACTTGGTACAAACATTAGAAAATACACCTGCATTTATACATGGAGGGCCATTTGCAAATATTGCACACGGATGTAACAGCATTATGGCTACAAAACTTGCATTAAAATTAGCAGACTACGTTGTAACAGAAGCAGGATTTGGTGCTGATTTAGGTGCAGAAAAATTCTTTAATATTAAGTGTAGATTTGCAGGGTTAAAACCAGATTGTGCTGTAATAGTAGCTACTGTAAGAGCACTTAAGAATCACGGAGGAGTACCAAAGGATAAATTAAATGAAGAAAACCTTGAAGCTTTAGAAAAAGGTTTTGGAAACCTTGAAAAACATATAGAAAATGTTCAAAAATTCGGTGTTCCAGTTGTAGTAGCTATTAATGAGTTCCCATCAGATACAGAAAAAGAATTAAACTTATTATTCGATAAGTGTAAAGATGCTGGAGCAGAAGTAGTATTATCAAAAGTATGGGCAAAAGGTGGAGAAGGTGGAATTAAGCTTGCTAAGAAAGTTGTAGAAACTATAGAAAATAAACCTTCTAATTTCAAACCTTTATATGATGTTAATTTACCAATAAAAGAAAAAATTGAAATAATAGCTAAAGAAGTTTATGGTGCAGATGGAGTTGACTTTACTAAGAAGTGTGAAAAACAAATTAAACAGATAGAAGAGTTAGGCTTAGATAAGATGCCTATATGTATGGCAAAAACTCAGTATTCATTATCAGATGACCCAACATTAAAGGGAAGACCTACAGGCTTTAGAGTAACTGTTAGAGAAATAAAAGTATCTGCTGGAGCTAAGTTTTTAGTAGCTTTAACAGGAGATATTATGACAATGCCAGGATTACCTAAAGTACCTGCAGCTAACAACATGGATATATCTAAAGATGGTGAAATAACAGGACTATTCTAA
- a CDS encoding urocanate hydratase: MISNIDISKAMTIKLEDMFEKLPEMPKFVEGIRRAPKREFVLSQKETELALKNALRYIPEKWHEKLAPEFLEELLTRGRIYGYRFRPEGNIKAKPIDEYKGNCIEGKAFQVMIDNNLDFDIALYPYELVTYGETGQVCQNWMQYRLIKKYLEVMTEDQTLVIESGHPLGLFKSSPEAPRVIITNALMIGMFDDQENWHRAAALGVANYGQMTAGGWMYIGPQGIVHGTYNTILNAGRIKFGLSNDADLRGRLFVTSGLGGMSGAQGKAAQIANGVGIIAEVDYSRIQTRFSQGWVSKIVDKPEEAFKLAKEYMDRKEGIAIAFYGNVVDLLEYAVENNIDIDLLSDQTSCHAVYDGGYCPQGLTFEERTELLKTNKAKFRELVDKSLRRHFELIKTLVDRGTYFFDYGNSFMKAVYDAGVKEICKNGVDERDGFIFPSYVEDIMGPLLFDYGYGPFRWVCLSGKREDLLKTDKAAMECIDPNRRFQDRDNYIWVRDADKNNLVVGTQARILYQDAMGRMKIALKFNEMVRKGEIGPVMIGRDHHDTGGTDSPFRETANIKDGSNIMADMATQCFAGNAARGMSLVALHNGGGVGIGKAINGGFGLVLDGSQRVDNIIKRAMPWDVMGGVARRAWARNENSIETCIEYNKMNEGTDHITIPYIPDEDLVKGLVDEAFKKMNK; this comes from the coding sequence ATGATATCAAATATTGATATTTCCAAGGCAATGACTATTAAACTAGAAGATATGTTTGAGAAATTGCCAGAAATGCCAAAATTCGTTGAAGGTATAAGAAGAGCACCTAAAAGAGAGTTTGTTTTATCACAAAAAGAAACCGAGTTAGCATTAAAAAATGCATTAAGATATATACCTGAAAAGTGGCATGAAAAACTTGCGCCAGAGTTTTTAGAAGAACTTTTGACTAGAGGTAGGATTTACGGTTATAGATTTAGACCTGAAGGAAATATAAAAGCAAAGCCAATAGATGAATATAAAGGTAATTGTATAGAAGGAAAAGCGTTTCAAGTTATGATAGACAACAATCTTGATTTTGATATAGCTCTTTATCCTTATGAGCTTGTTACCTATGGAGAAACAGGACAGGTTTGTCAGAATTGGATGCAGTATAGACTTATCAAAAAATATCTTGAAGTAATGACAGAAGATCAAACATTAGTAATAGAGTCAGGACATCCTTTAGGTCTTTTTAAATCATCACCAGAGGCGCCAAGAGTAATAATTACAAATGCTTTAATGATAGGTATGTTTGATGACCAAGAAAATTGGCATAGAGCAGCTGCGTTAGGAGTTGCAAACTATGGTCAAATGACTGCTGGTGGATGGATGTATATAGGACCTCAAGGTATTGTTCATGGTACTTATAATACAATACTTAATGCAGGTAGAATAAAATTTGGTTTATCAAACGATGCAGATTTAAGAGGACGTTTGTTTGTAACTTCTGGTTTAGGTGGTATGAGTGGAGCTCAAGGTAAGGCAGCTCAGATAGCTAATGGTGTAGGAATTATTGCTGAAGTTGACTATTCAAGAATACAGACTAGATTTAGCCAAGGATGGGTAAGTAAAATAGTAGACAAACCAGAAGAAGCATTCAAATTAGCTAAAGAATATATGGATAGAAAAGAAGGTATTGCAATAGCTTTTTATGGTAATGTTGTAGATTTATTAGAATATGCAGTTGAAAATAATATAGATATAGATCTTCTTTCTGACCAGACATCATGTCATGCAGTATATGATGGAGGATACTGTCCACAAGGGCTAACATTTGAAGAGAGAACAGAGCTTCTTAAGACCAATAAAGCTAAATTTAGAGAATTAGTAGACAAATCTTTAAGACGTCATTTTGAATTAATAAAGACTTTAGTTGATAGAGGAACATATTTCTTTGACTATGGCAACAGTTTTATGAAAGCTGTATATGATGCAGGAGTTAAAGAAATATGTAAAAATGGTGTGGATGAAAGAGATGGATTTATATTCCCATCATATGTAGAGGACATAATGGGACCACTTCTATTTGACTATGGATATGGCCCGTTCAGATGGGTTTGCTTAAGTGGTAAGCGTGAAGACTTACTTAAAACAGATAAAGCTGCTATGGAATGTATAGATCCAAACAGAAGATTCCAAGATAGAGATAATTATATATGGGTAAGAGATGCAGATAAGAATAATTTAGTTGTAGGTACTCAAGCTAGAATATTATATCAAGATGCAATGGGAAGAATGAAAATAGCTCTTAAATTTAATGAGATGGTAAGAAAAGGTGAAATTGGACCTGTAATGATTGGTAGAGACCACCACGATACTGGAGGAACAGATTCACCATTCAGAGAAACTGCTAACATAAAAGATGGTAGTAACATAATGGCTGATATGGCTACACAATGTTTTGCAGGAAATGCCGCAAGAGGTATGAGCCTTGTAGCACTTCATAATGGTGGTGGAGTAGGAATAGGTAAAGCTATTAATGGCGGTTTTGGATTAGTTCTAGATGGTAGCCAAAGAGTAGATAATATAATTAAAAGAGCAATGCCATGGGATGTTATGGGTGGAGTAGCAAGACGTGCATGGGCTAGAAATGAAAATTCTATTGAAACTTGTATAGAATACAACAAAATGAATGAAGGAACAGATCATATTACAATACCATATATTCCTGATGAAGATTTAGTAAAAGGTCTTGTTGACGAAGCGTTTAAGAAAATGAATAAATAA
- the ftcD gene encoding glutamate formimidoyltransferase — MKKIIECVPNFSEGRDLEKIEKIVNPFRGKDGVKLLDYQRDEDHNRLVVTVVGEPEPLKEAVIEAIGVATRLIDMTKHEGQHPRMGAVDVVPFIPVKNVSMTEAIELSKEVAKEAAQKYNLPIFLYEKSATRPERQNLAKIRKGEFEGMEEKLKDPDWKPDFGPDKIHPTAGVTAVGARMPLVAFNVNLSTDNLEIANQIARRVRHISGGLRYCKAIGIELKDRGIVQVSMNMTDYTKTALYRVFELIRIEARRYGVNIVGSEIIGLVPMEALIDTAVYYLGIEDFSMEQVLEARIME; from the coding sequence ATGAAAAAGATAATAGAATGTGTACCCAATTTTAGTGAAGGTAGAGATTTAGAAAAGATAGAGAAAATAGTAAATCCGTTCAGAGGAAAAGATGGAGTTAAACTTTTAGATTATCAAAGGGATGAAGATCATAATAGATTAGTTGTAACAGTAGTTGGTGAGCCAGAGCCTTTAAAAGAAGCAGTTATTGAAGCTATCGGAGTTGCTACTCGTCTAATTGATATGACAAAGCATGAAGGACAACATCCAAGAATGGGAGCTGTAGATGTTGTACCTTTTATACCTGTTAAGAATGTTAGTATGACAGAAGCTATCGAATTGTCGAAAGAAGTGGCTAAGGAAGCTGCCCAAAAGTATAATTTACCTATATTCTTATATGAAAAATCAGCTACAAGACCAGAAAGACAAAATCTTGCTAAAATAAGAAAAGGCGAATTTGAGGGTATGGAAGAAAAACTTAAGGACCCAGATTGGAAACCAGATTTTGGTCCAGATAAAATTCATCCAACAGCTGGAGTAACTGCTGTAGGAGCAAGGATGCCTTTAGTTGCATTTAATGTTAATTTATCTACAGATAATTTAGAAATAGCTAATCAAATAGCTAGAAGAGTTAGACATATAAGCGGCGGATTAAGATATTGCAAGGCTATAGGAATAGAACTTAAAGACAGAGGAATTGTTCAAGTTTCAATGAACATGACAGATTATACTAAGACAGCACTTTATAGAGTTTTTGAACTTATAAGAATAGAAGCGAGAAGATACGGTGTAAATATAGTTGGAAGTGAGATTATAGGTCTTGTACCAATGGAAGCGTTAATTGATACTGCTGTATATTACCTTGGCATAGAAGACTTCTCTATGGAGCAAGTTTTAGAAGCTAGGATAATGGAGTGA
- the hutI gene encoding imidazolonepropionase: MKGNIIIKNANELITCSGFKAKQGKEMSDLKIINDGAVVIEDGIIKAVGKTEEILRQYNEKDYEVIDAIGKAVLPGFVDSHTHFVFGGYRAEEFSWRLRGDSYMEIMKRGGGIVSTVKATKEASEEELFKSGLKRLDSMLSFGVTTVEGKSGYGLDYKTEIKQLEVMAKLDNVHPIDIAKTFLGPHAVPKDYKGREDEFIDFMIDEVLPVVAERKLAEFCDIFCEKNVFSVEQSRRYLKKAKEYGFKLKIHADEIVQLGGAELAAELGSVSADHLLQASDEGIRQMAEKGVVATLLPGTAFSLKEPYARARYMIDQNLAIALATDMNPGSCHTESIPLIFALATLYMNMTTEEAITALTINGAAAIDRADSIGSIDVGKKGDIIILEFPSYKYIPYHIGVSTVEKVIKNGVLVFNKEDRGTVLCYKI, encoded by the coding sequence ATGAAAGGTAATATTATTATAAAGAATGCCAACGAGCTTATTACTTGTAGTGGTTTTAAAGCTAAGCAAGGTAAAGAGATGTCTGATTTAAAGATAATTAATGACGGGGCAGTAGTAATAGAAGATGGAATAATTAAAGCTGTAGGAAAGACAGAAGAAATACTTAGACAATATAATGAAAAAGACTATGAAGTAATAGATGCGATTGGAAAAGCTGTGTTACCTGGTTTTGTAGATTCTCATACTCATTTTGTATTTGGAGGATATAGAGCTGAAGAATTTTCTTGGAGGCTTCGAGGAGATAGCTACATGGAAATAATGAAAAGAGGTGGCGGAATTGTAAGTACAGTTAAAGCTACTAAAGAAGCTTCTGAAGAAGAATTATTCAAGTCGGGATTAAAGAGACTAGATTCAATGCTTTCTTTTGGAGTGACAACAGTAGAAGGAAAAAGTGGTTATGGATTAGACTATAAAACAGAGATTAAGCAGTTAGAAGTAATGGCTAAGCTTGATAATGTACATCCTATTGATATAGCAAAAACTTTTTTAGGCCCTCATGCAGTACCAAAGGATTATAAAGGAAGAGAAGATGAATTTATAGATTTTATGATAGATGAAGTACTGCCTGTTGTTGCTGAAAGAAAATTAGCTGAATTCTGTGATATTTTTTGCGAAAAGAATGTATTTTCTGTTGAACAGTCTAGAAGGTATCTTAAAAAAGCTAAAGAATATGGATTTAAACTAAAAATTCATGCAGATGAAATTGTGCAGCTAGGAGGAGCTGAATTAGCAGCTGAATTAGGATCCGTTTCAGCAGATCACCTACTGCAGGCATCAGATGAAGGAATAAGACAGATGGCTGAAAAAGGAGTTGTTGCTACGCTTTTACCTGGCACTGCATTTAGCTTAAAAGAGCCTTATGCTAGAGCTAGATACATGATAGACCAGAATTTAGCTATTGCATTAGCTACTGATATGAATCCTGGTAGCTGTCATACAGAGTCAATACCTCTAATTTTTGCATTAGCAACACTTTATATGAATATGACTACTGAAGAAGCTATTACAGCACTTACTATTAATGGAGCTGCTGCAATAGACAGGGCTGATAGCATAGGAAGTATAGATGTAGGTAAAAAAGGAGACATTATAATTCTTGAGTTTCCATCATATAAATATATACCATATCATATTGGTGTAAGTACTGTTGAAAAAGTAATTAAAAACGGCGTTTTAGTTTTTAATAAAGAAGATAGGGGGACAGTATTATGTTACAAGATTTAA
- a CDS encoding cyclodeaminase/cyclohydrolase family protein, protein MLQDLNLKEFLEKTASKSPVPGGGSVAALSASLSASLIEMVGNLTIGKKGYEDVEDEMKEIVSICFKYREKFVNDIDRDSDAFNKVMAAFKLPKDTEEEKAARKKAIQESFKTAALVPLEVAEDAFKLLEFAAKVVEKGNKNAVTDGAVAAMMARTAVLSALYNVKINLGSIKDEEFVSKVSKQVESLESQVNNIENEILSKVEL, encoded by the coding sequence ATGTTACAAGATTTAAACCTTAAGGAATTTTTAGAAAAAACAGCTTCTAAATCACCTGTTCCAGGTGGAGGAAGTGTAGCGGCTTTAAGTGCTTCTTTATCAGCTAGTTTGATTGAAATGGTTGGTAATTTGACTATAGGTAAAAAGGGTTATGAAGATGTAGAAGATGAGATGAAAGAGATAGTTAGTATTTGTTTTAAATACAGAGAAAAATTTGTTAACGATATAGATAGAGATTCAGATGCTTTCAATAAAGTAATGGCTGCTTTCAAATTACCTAAGGATACAGAGGAAGAAAAGGCGGCTAGAAAAAAGGCTATACAAGAAAGCTTTAAAACTGCTGCATTAGTACCTCTTGAAGTAGCTGAAGATGCTTTTAAATTATTAGAGTTTGCAGCAAAGGTTGTAGAAAAGGGTAATAAAAATGCAGTTACAGATGGAGCTGTTGCAGCTATGATGGCAAGGACTGCAGTCCTTTCAGCTTTATATAATGTAAAAATAAATTTAGGTTCTATAAAAGATGAGGAATTTGTATCTAAAGTATCAAAACAGGTTGAAAGTTTAGAATCTCAAGTAAATAATATAGAAAATGAAATACTTTCAAAAGTTGAGTTATAA
- a CDS encoding nuclease-related domain-containing protein translates to MIWKIIELLILVVFVVINYLRLLPLLFYALMFAIFISFLDPEEGKGIFILIVELSVIKLIIDLVIKKILAALTRKRKKMKTVNLIKRELTRLNEEFSNILSHKVLKDDFSEVNEVMIKIDQQVDFMEKEKEVMDMLFSTPNNIKTAIDINKLDEISNSVENLRDVPEIERLYELIEKIKEKANKFTDFAKEAYEYINKMYFASRSGLAGEKRLNEELFLYRDVIKNLGSIRLEVENTTVESDSIIISENGVFCIEVKNYGDNSNSGKIVISKDGAWKRYNASGKEVPIHNVTAQIYRHIGIQQRFLNEELKKINAEDVPYVHFRPIVVIANDNIEIENNSDIPVLRISNVYHYILNYKAEEKLDKKYWDAIEKILVENNKGLKPYPVKHYTPQIVEAYEGLLSIANDFEKIYYSVLEVLH, encoded by the coding sequence ATGATTTGGAAAATAATAGAACTTTTGATTTTGGTAGTTTTTGTTGTAATTAATTATCTACGTCTTTTACCATTACTGTTTTATGCTTTAATGTTTGCTATTTTTATTAGTTTTTTGGATCCTGAAGAAGGAAAAGGAATATTTATATTAATTGTGGAATTGAGTGTTATTAAGCTTATTATTGATTTAGTTATTAAGAAAATTTTAGCTGCGTTAACCAGAAAAAGGAAAAAAATGAAAACTGTTAATCTTATAAAAAGAGAATTGACAAGATTAAATGAAGAATTTAGTAACATATTATCTCATAAAGTACTCAAAGATGACTTTTCAGAAGTGAATGAAGTTATGATTAAAATTGATCAGCAGGTAGATTTTATGGAAAAAGAAAAAGAAGTTATGGATATGCTTTTTAGTACTCCAAATAACATTAAAACAGCGATTGATATTAATAAGTTAGATGAAATTTCAAATAGTGTAGAAAATCTAAGAGATGTCCCAGAAATAGAAAGACTTTATGAACTTATTGAAAAGATTAAAGAGAAAGCAAATAAATTTACTGATTTTGCAAAAGAGGCCTATGAATATATTAATAAGATGTATTTTGCAAGCCGATCAGGGTTAGCTGGAGAAAAAAGGTTAAATGAAGAACTTTTTCTTTATAGGGATGTAATTAAAAACTTAGGAAGTATTCGATTAGAAGTAGAGAATACAACTGTTGAATCCGATAGCATCATTATATCTGAAAATGGCGTGTTTTGTATTGAGGTTAAAAATTATGGAGACAATTCAAATTCAGGAAAAATTGTAATATCAAAGGATGGGGCATGGAAAAGATATAATGCTTCAGGTAAGGAAGTTCCAATACATAATGTAACAGCACAAATCTATAGACATATAGGAATACAGCAAAGGTTTTTAAATGAAGAATTAAAGAAAATTAATGCCGAAGATGTACCATATGTTCACTTTAGACCAATCGTTGTAATTGCTAATGATAATATTGAGATCGAAAACAATTCAGATATTCCAGTTTTGAGGATATCAAACGTATATCATTATATTTTAAATTATAAGGCTGAAGAAAAATTAGATAAAAAATATTGGGATGCTATTGAAAAAATACTTGTAGAAAATAACAAAGGATTAAAACCTTATCCTGTTAAACATTATACTCCACAAATCGTTGAAGCATATGAAGGATTATTATCTATAGCTAACGACTTTGAAAAAATCTATTATTCTGTTTTAGAAGTATTGCATTAG